Proteins from a single region of Bdellovibrio bacteriovorus HD100:
- a CDS encoding site-specific recombinase, which translates to MFTKIKAFRNRFIQYKRSSKVHSDLDVLLGSAAEQKQLEDQLQWLVRLLQWVRYEGAVDAHIEKETGRLPVARLRYLLMVLERNPLWKKSVAVILRTVVHEVSGLELYTETGLPRELGLWSELSDRLMMKMLPTPPLDHELGYLFWALFPEKEDPLWVASIDPATFERLVELFNYEVGTDEKDWNRFGMDLEDALVYLVIQVRAIGLSPAIRYRLDKPNFRDSAFFALVRGLEEFMNAYHAGDRNLALEKASRFRMIIWECRREMAQVHKHLDEYGVSVNLVFQMARLRTYLQRVDSLLEILLNERVDSKKVTSFLSKLIEENQDLRSISSLLSQNVSLLARKVVERAAETGEHYITRTKDEYRRMLQAAGGGGALTAITVYVKTGILALGLSSFMEGVFASMNYALSFVAIHLAGFTLGTKQPAMTAPALAAKMQDVDSEKGMNDLVTDITHLIRSQVAAIAGNVMFVVPCVILIDALFFVLFGGHLMSHEKAVYAFKSVDIFGPALLFAAFTGVLLWFSSLFAGWADNWFALNSLRKTLARSPTLKAVFGKRGARSVAVFFENNISGLVGNISLGILLGMTPEIMKFIGLHLDVRHVTLSSGTLGGALPVLGVDFMKTWDFWRAVIGIFFIGALNVLVSFGMALWVAIKARGINPPQRKAIRQAVMKRFFSSPLSFFLPVGSTVPKSSNGNHGH; encoded by the coding sequence ATGTTTACAAAGATCAAAGCCTTCCGAAATCGTTTCATTCAGTACAAAAGAAGCAGCAAGGTTCACAGTGACCTGGATGTGCTTTTAGGTTCGGCCGCAGAACAAAAACAGTTGGAAGATCAGCTCCAGTGGCTGGTTCGGCTGCTGCAGTGGGTTCGCTATGAAGGTGCTGTGGATGCACATATTGAAAAAGAAACCGGTCGTCTGCCAGTGGCGCGTTTGCGCTATCTGCTGATGGTTCTGGAGCGCAACCCGCTGTGGAAAAAATCAGTCGCGGTGATATTAAGAACCGTGGTTCACGAAGTCAGCGGGCTGGAGTTGTACACTGAAACCGGTCTGCCAAGGGAATTGGGTCTGTGGAGTGAGCTTTCTGATCGTCTGATGATGAAGATGCTGCCGACCCCGCCGTTGGATCATGAACTGGGGTATTTGTTCTGGGCTCTGTTCCCGGAAAAAGAAGATCCCTTGTGGGTGGCTTCCATTGATCCGGCGACCTTTGAACGTCTGGTGGAGCTTTTCAATTATGAAGTTGGCACCGATGAAAAAGATTGGAACCGTTTCGGCATGGATCTGGAAGATGCCCTGGTTTATCTGGTCATTCAGGTGCGTGCGATCGGGTTGTCTCCGGCGATTCGTTATCGTCTGGACAAACCCAACTTCCGCGATTCGGCGTTTTTTGCGCTGGTGCGTGGTCTGGAAGAATTTATGAATGCCTATCATGCCGGGGATCGCAATCTGGCTTTGGAAAAGGCGTCGCGCTTCCGCATGATCATCTGGGAGTGTCGTCGTGAAATGGCGCAAGTTCACAAACATCTGGATGAGTACGGCGTCAGCGTCAATCTGGTGTTCCAGATGGCGCGTCTTCGCACCTATTTACAGCGGGTCGACAGTCTGCTTGAAATTCTGCTGAATGAACGCGTGGACTCCAAAAAAGTCACCAGCTTCCTTTCAAAGCTGATTGAGGAAAATCAGGATCTGCGCAGCATTTCGTCGCTGCTTTCCCAGAACGTGTCTTTGTTGGCGCGTAAAGTGGTTGAACGTGCGGCGGAAACGGGAGAACACTACATCACCCGCACCAAGGATGAATACCGCCGCATGCTTCAGGCTGCGGGCGGGGGCGGGGCGCTGACGGCGATCACGGTTTATGTTAAGACCGGGATTCTGGCACTGGGGCTTTCCAGTTTCATGGAAGGGGTTTTTGCCTCCATGAACTATGCCCTGAGTTTTGTGGCCATCCATCTGGCCGGTTTCACCCTGGGGACCAAGCAGCCAGCAATGACGGCGCCGGCGCTGGCGGCAAAAATGCAGGATGTGGACAGTGAAAAGGGGATGAATGATCTGGTGACGGACATCACTCATCTGATCCGTTCACAGGTGGCGGCGATCGCGGGGAATGTCATGTTTGTGGTTCCCTGTGTGATCCTGATTGATGCTCTTTTCTTCGTGCTGTTTGGCGGGCATTTGATGTCCCATGAAAAGGCTGTGTATGCCTTTAAGTCTGTCGATATATTTGGCCCGGCCCTGTTGTTCGCCGCCTTCACCGGGGTGCTTTTGTGGTTCTCAAGTTTGTTTGCCGGCTGGGCGGACAATTGGTTTGCGCTGAATTCCCTGCGCAAAACCCTGGCACGCAGTCCGACGCTGAAAGCGGTTTTTGGCAAGCGTGGGGCCCGCAGCGTTGCCGTGTTTTTTGAAAACAACATCTCCGGTCTTGTCGGGAATATCTCTTTGGGTATTTTGCTGGGGATGACTCCGGAGATCATGAAATTCATCGGCCTGCATCTGGATGTGCGCCACGTGACTCTGTCTTCGGGGACTCTGGGGGGCGCTTTGCCGGTTCTGGGTGTGGACTTTATGAAAACCTGGGATTTCTGGCGTGCCGTGATTGGAATCTTCTTTATTGGGGCGTTGAACGTTTTAGTCAGCTTTGGCATGGCACTGTGGGTGGCGATCAAAGCCCGTGGCATCAATCCGCCACAGCGTAAAGCCATTCGCCAGGCGGTGATGAAAAGATTCTTCAGCAGTCCATTAAGTTTCTTCCTGCCCGTGGGCTCGACTGTGCCAAAATCCTCCAATGGAAATCATGGCCACTGA
- a CDS encoding thioredoxin family protein yields the protein MRSNLIFAFFLLFSQISIGAEKLTNLSGIDVLTNETKTFTMENHKATVIVFLSAKCPCSASHENLLKDLAQQYKDFQFVGIHSNSDETLEETQKHFREAHLLLPVIRDSRSQWANKLGALKTPHAFVLSPTGEMLYHGGVTDSHVGPSAKKHFLKEVLEDLHAGKPPRHKEGRALGCYIQRADET from the coding sequence ATGCGAAGCAATTTGATTTTTGCCTTTTTTTTGTTGTTCTCTCAAATCTCCATAGGAGCTGAAAAGCTTACGAACCTGTCCGGAATTGATGTGCTCACAAACGAAACAAAGACCTTCACCATGGAAAACCACAAAGCCACCGTCATTGTGTTTCTTTCTGCGAAGTGCCCTTGTTCAGCCAGCCATGAAAACCTGCTGAAAGATCTGGCCCAGCAGTACAAAGACTTCCAGTTTGTAGGCATTCATTCCAACTCGGACGAAACCCTGGAAGAAACACAAAAACATTTCCGCGAAGCCCACCTGCTGTTACCGGTGATTCGGGATTCCCGCAGCCAATGGGCCAACAAACTGGGAGCTCTGAAAACTCCCCACGCCTTTGTTCTGAGCCCCACTGGAGAAATGCTTTATCACGGTGGTGTGACGGACAGTCATGTGGGCCCCTCTGCAAAAAAGCACTTCCTGAAAGAAGTCCTTGAAGACCTGCACGCGGGGAAACCGCCTCGCCACAAAGAGGGTCGCGCCCTGGGGTGTTACATTCAGCGCGCGGATGAGACATGA
- a CDS encoding FixH family protein, with the protein MKHLMVLLALTLCACARPDYLPETPVVNNEQNDPQSMCPIFFSKENICAELTWKQSPTSTDFSEFELRFNRAVAAENLSVILWMPSMGHGSSPVKIESLGDGKFRVFKVFFIMPGDWEIRIVLKDTQTTLDQAFVPLVVP; encoded by the coding sequence ATGAAACATCTGATGGTACTGCTAGCACTGACCCTTTGCGCGTGCGCCCGTCCCGATTATCTGCCAGAAACACCGGTTGTGAACAACGAACAGAACGACCCGCAGTCGATGTGCCCGATCTTTTTCAGCAAAGAAAATATCTGCGCTGAACTGACCTGGAAACAAAGCCCCACCAGCACGGACTTTTCCGAGTTTGAACTTCGCTTCAACCGCGCTGTGGCAGCGGAAAATCTTTCGGTGATTTTATGGATGCCATCCATGGGGCATGGCTCGTCACCAGTGAAAATTGAATCGCTGGGTGATGGAAAGTTCCGCGTCTTCAAGGTCTTTTTCATCATGCCTGGCGACTGGGAAATTCGCATCGTTCTGAAAGACACCCAGACAACTCTGGATCAGGCCTTTGTGCCGCTGGTGGTGCCTTAA
- a CDS encoding FixH family protein has translation MFKSFLLAAGLVLASATASAQQPADCPLYFPGSELCASVKFAQAPTESADSPFVLKVYDHTSTASAPALVDPAQMKVDLWMNMGHHGHGTSPVKIEKQEVGTFLISEAYFVMPGQWLIRVWINGEKSEMTVVVKP, from the coding sequence ATGTTTAAGAGTTTCTTGCTTGCTGCAGGCCTTGTACTGGCATCTGCAACCGCTTCCGCCCAACAACCTGCGGACTGCCCGCTGTACTTCCCAGGCAGTGAACTTTGCGCCTCTGTGAAATTTGCGCAAGCTCCGACCGAAAGCGCAGACTCTCCGTTTGTTCTGAAGGTTTATGACCACACCAGCACGGCGTCTGCACCGGCACTGGTGGATCCAGCTCAAATGAAAGTGGACTTGTGGATGAACATGGGTCACCACGGACACGGAACTTCCCCGGTAAAAATTGAAAAACAGGAAGTGGGAACTTTCCTGATTTCTGAAGCTTACTTTGTAATGCCGGGTCAATGGCTGATCCGTGTTTGGATCAATGGTGAAAAAAGCGAAATGACAGTTGTGGTGAAGCCTTAG
- a CDS encoding KH domain-containing protein: MSGLKEIKVIRKRPEISPNQDQDRESGRSLLETLIRGLVDYPETVSVSYMVGDKTTVYKVECDQKCLGQVIGCKGKNISGIRAVISATLARKGIRAIVEIPYFVVEA; this comes from the coding sequence ATGTCTGGCCTCAAAGAGATCAAAGTCATTCGTAAAAGACCTGAGATCAGTCCTAACCAAGACCAAGATCGAGAAAGTGGCCGAAGCCTGCTGGAGACTTTGATCCGAGGATTGGTCGATTATCCGGAGACGGTTTCTGTGAGCTACATGGTTGGCGACAAGACCACCGTTTATAAAGTGGAGTGCGATCAGAAGTGCCTGGGGCAGGTGATCGGCTGCAAAGGCAAGAACATCAGTGGCATTCGCGCTGTGATCTCGGCAACATTGGCCCGCAAAGGCATCCGGGCCATCGTGGAAATTCCTTACTTTGTGGTTGAAGCCTAA
- a CDS encoding HutD family protein: MIQLLRSSTYQRMPWKNGLGVTDQIDLALSEIKSSQPYSWRLSSALVTASNPFSIFEGYHRLLSVVQGDGLVLNQRPLLPFQVCEFSGDDHTDCQLIGSAVRDLGLIFNPKTHQARMQFHSLPAMSETVLSLPEETQFFYLAKGRMRIADQTAAAQDCFKLTHETQVKIQNTESETLAYYQISLSPL, encoded by the coding sequence ATGATTCAACTTCTCAGAAGCTCCACCTATCAGCGCATGCCTTGGAAGAACGGACTTGGAGTCACCGATCAGATCGATCTGGCCTTGTCCGAGATTAAAAGCAGTCAGCCCTATTCCTGGCGCCTGAGTTCTGCCTTGGTGACAGCTTCCAATCCATTTTCAATCTTTGAAGGGTACCATCGGTTGTTGAGCGTGGTGCAAGGCGATGGCCTGGTTTTGAATCAAAGGCCGCTTCTGCCCTTTCAGGTGTGTGAGTTTTCAGGTGATGACCACACAGATTGTCAGCTGATCGGGTCCGCAGTCAGGGACCTGGGCTTGATCTTCAATCCCAAGACCCACCAGGCCCGCATGCAGTTTCACTCACTGCCCGCCATGAGCGAAACCGTGTTGTCACTGCCAGAGGAAACCCAGTTCTTCTATTTAGCGAAAGGAAGAATGCGTATCGCTGACCAGACGGCAGCAGCGCAGGACTGTTTCAAGCTGACCCACGAAACCCAGGTCAAAATCCAGAATACAGAAAGCGAGACGCTGGCCTATTACCAGATCTCGCTTTCCCCGCTTTAA
- a CDS encoding glycoside hydrolase family 13 protein, which yields MSEVQKNWWKEAVVYQVYPRSFKDSNGDGMGDLQGLISKLDYLKELGINVIWICPMYKSPQDDNGYDISDYQDIHHEFGTMKDFDQLLQQVHARGMKLIIDLVVNHTSDEHPWFIESRSSRNNPKRDWYIWRDGKNGKEPNNWESIFSGSAWKYDELTQQYFMHIFSSKQPDLNWENLDMRKAVYDMINWWLDKGIDGFRVDAISHARKEPGLADMPNPNNLEYVPSYDKHMNVNGIQEYLKDLCTNTFNKYDIMTVAEANGVSAENAEEWVGREQKKFNMIIQFEHVGLWDANPERRVDLAKLKSVLGRWQKGLEGRGWNALFVENHDVPRITSKWGDIQNFWRESTTSIATMYFMMQGTPFIYQGQEIGMTNTVFNGPEDFNDVSAKNIFTIRRKQGATDAEITADLASASRDNARTPMQWDSSEQGGFTTGRPWLKVNPNYKNINVAAQDKDPTSVLNFYRNLIRLRKAHSVFIYGVYDEVLSKHDQIYAYTRTDGNEKMLVMANMTGKPAKFDLPGFSLSSANLLMANYAVADHSSITGGELRPFESRIYKIN from the coding sequence GTGTCCGAAGTTCAGAAGAATTGGTGGAAAGAAGCAGTCGTTTATCAGGTCTATCCTCGCAGCTTTAAGGATTCCAACGGCGATGGTATGGGGGACCTGCAAGGTCTGATTTCCAAGCTGGATTACCTGAAAGAACTGGGTATCAATGTCATCTGGATCTGTCCGATGTACAAATCCCCGCAGGATGACAACGGCTATGACATCAGCGATTACCAGGATATTCACCACGAGTTTGGCACGATGAAGGACTTTGACCAGCTTTTGCAGCAGGTTCATGCTCGCGGCATGAAGCTGATCATCGATCTGGTCGTGAATCACACCAGCGACGAACATCCTTGGTTTATCGAGTCCCGCAGCTCCAGAAACAATCCCAAGCGCGACTGGTACATCTGGCGGGATGGTAAAAACGGTAAAGAGCCCAACAACTGGGAAAGTATTTTCAGCGGATCGGCGTGGAAGTATGACGAACTGACCCAGCAGTACTTCATGCATATTTTTTCAAGCAAACAGCCCGACTTGAACTGGGAAAATCTGGACATGCGCAAGGCCGTCTATGACATGATCAACTGGTGGCTGGATAAGGGCATTGATGGATTCCGTGTGGATGCCATCAGCCATGCCCGCAAAGAACCAGGCCTGGCTGACATGCCCAACCCGAACAATCTAGAGTATGTGCCGTCCTATGATAAACACATGAACGTGAATGGCATTCAGGAATATCTGAAAGATCTTTGCACCAACACCTTCAACAAATATGACATCATGACCGTGGCTGAAGCCAACGGCGTGTCGGCGGAAAATGCAGAAGAGTGGGTGGGCAGAGAGCAGAAGAAATTCAACATGATCATTCAGTTCGAACACGTGGGTCTGTGGGATGCGAATCCTGAGCGCCGGGTGGATCTGGCGAAGCTAAAATCTGTCCTGGGTCGCTGGCAAAAAGGTCTTGAGGGCCGTGGTTGGAACGCACTGTTCGTGGAAAACCACGACGTGCCTCGCATCACCTCCAAATGGGGTGATATTCAGAATTTCTGGCGCGAAAGCACCACCTCTATTGCGACCATGTACTTTATGATGCAGGGGACACCGTTTATTTATCAGGGCCAGGAAATTGGCATGACCAATACGGTGTTTAATGGTCCTGAGGACTTTAACGATGTTTCTGCGAAAAACATCTTCACGATCCGCCGCAAGCAAGGGGCCACAGATGCCGAGATCACGGCTGACCTTGCCAGTGCCTCTCGTGACAATGCCCGAACTCCTATGCAATGGGACTCCTCTGAACAGGGTGGTTTCACCACGGGTCGTCCTTGGTTGAAGGTGAATCCAAACTACAAGAACATCAACGTGGCGGCCCAGGACAAGGATCCAACTTCTGTTCTGAATTTTTATCGCAATCTGATTCGCTTACGCAAAGCCCATTCAGTGTTTATATATGGTGTCTATGACGAGGTTCTAAGTAAGCACGATCAGATCTATGCTTACACCCGCACCGACGGAAATGAAAAAATGCTGGTGATGGCCAACATGACCGGCAAGCCTGCGAAGTTTGACCTGCCGGGATTCAGTTTGTCTTCTGCGAATCTTTTAATGGCCAACTATGCCGTGGCTGATCACAGCTCAATCACGGGCGGGGAGCTTCGTCCGTTTGAAAGCCGCATTTACAAAATTAATTAA
- a CDS encoding cation:proton antiporter, whose translation MSVIVQVLLLLGCLLILLASVGAVKFPDTLTRMAAVSKSSTLGVVLLCAGAAVHFGDVLMGGLLLLAALVLFLGIPVSSYLMARVRVRNSRIIPLQLKRNDLQSDEPSV comes from the coding sequence ATGAGCGTCATTGTGCAGGTGCTGTTATTGTTGGGATGCCTTTTGATTTTGTTGGCCTCTGTCGGAGCAGTGAAATTCCCTGACACGCTGACGCGGATGGCGGCCGTTTCCAAATCTTCGACATTGGGTGTGGTTCTGCTATGTGCGGGCGCCGCCGTGCATTTTGGTGATGTCTTGATGGGGGGCTTGCTGTTGCTGGCGGCCTTGGTGCTGTTCCTGGGCATTCCGGTATCTTCGTACCTGATGGCGCGAGTGCGGGTGCGCAACTCCCGGATTATCCCGCTTCAGCTGAAGAGAAATGATTTGCAGTCCGACGAGCCGTCAGTTTAA
- a CDS encoding monovalent cation/H+ antiporter complex subunit F: MIYIMISALIMSAGLAMYRCIKGPDWMDRVMIFDLLNNIAIASAVLFAVFSNSEDAVSLILVLAPLSFLSNTFFVFLLERKKDLL; the protein is encoded by the coding sequence ATGATTTATATAATGATCTCGGCTTTGATTATGTCGGCCGGGCTGGCCATGTACCGCTGTATCAAGGGGCCGGACTGGATGGACCGGGTGATGATTTTTGATCTTTTGAACAACATTGCTATTGCTTCGGCGGTGTTGTTTGCGGTTTTCAGCAATAGCGAGGACGCGGTTTCCCTGATTTTGGTGCTGGCTCCGCTGTCTTTTCTTTCAAATACGTTCTTTGTGTTTTTACTGGAACGGAAAAAGGATCTGTTATGA
- a CDS encoding Na+/H+ antiporter subunit E codes for MMRVVWILEVLLKFVWDFCVAVLQVVSWVFRPNRYMKPAIVRLPLDIKSEWGIWWLSLIIFLIPGSMVVRVRQDLGLLYVHLLHTHDADKDIQTLKSRFEHKLRLILGEVKS; via the coding sequence ATGATGCGTGTTGTGTGGATCTTGGAAGTGCTGTTGAAGTTTGTGTGGGACTTCTGTGTGGCTGTGCTGCAGGTGGTGTCCTGGGTGTTTCGTCCCAATCGTTATATGAAGCCTGCGATCGTGCGTCTGCCGTTGGATATCAAAAGTGAATGGGGCATCTGGTGGCTTTCGCTGATTATATTTCTGATTCCCGGTTCCATGGTGGTTCGAGTGAGGCAGGATCTGGGGTTGTTGTATGTGCACCTGCTGCACACCCATGACGCCGACAAGGATATACAAACTTTAAAATCCCGCTTTGAACACAAGCTGCGTTTGATTCTGGGGGAGGTGAAGTCATGA
- a CDS encoding complex I subunit 5 family protein — protein sequence MIVAPVLISFITALLTYLCRKNSLLLRGVSLAGSVAALAVAVHLFLLVDEGGGQTVQIGNWQSPFGISFAVGLFSSLMLVGSSLVALVGNLCMQALLNRQWELRGYYTLFHFMMMGVFGAFSTGDLFNLYVWYEVMLAASFFLVAMSRYRTSVTGAYKYAVLSILSSVAFLIGIAFIYNTAGSLDIGDLIQYQRTYGQNLGVVVGLCCLVMAFSVKSALFPFFFWMPAAYPVTLTAVAGVFAGFLTKVGVYSLMRILVPVSTLPGSERLLPLLYVLALISMILGVLGALSRDNMKGILAFHSTSQIGYMVLGLSMETSAGIAACVFYMIHHMLVKTNLFFTVAAMEKVTGTSFVSESGGLWKARPLLGLVFAFSALSLVGVPPLSGFWAKVLTLEAALIEERWLAVAMALVVSLLTLMSMLKIWNGVFWKPAVSSLPENDRQGRVRWLGVPLLTMTLLILGVGLGFQPLVNLTERIAQELLDGGRG from the coding sequence ATGATTGTGGCTCCGGTGCTTATCAGCTTTATTACGGCTTTGCTGACTTATTTGTGCAGAAAAAATTCCCTTTTGTTGCGAGGCGTGTCTTTGGCGGGCTCAGTGGCGGCCCTGGCAGTGGCTGTGCATTTATTTTTGCTGGTGGATGAGGGCGGTGGGCAAACTGTGCAGATCGGGAACTGGCAGTCACCCTTTGGTATTTCATTTGCCGTGGGTTTGTTTTCGTCGCTGATGCTGGTGGGAAGTTCGCTGGTGGCCTTGGTGGGGAATCTGTGCATGCAGGCGCTGTTAAATCGTCAGTGGGAACTGCGTGGATACTATACTTTGTTTCACTTTATGATGATGGGTGTGTTTGGCGCCTTTTCCACCGGAGATCTTTTTAATTTGTATGTGTGGTACGAAGTGATGCTGGCGGCCTCGTTTTTTCTGGTGGCGATGAGTCGTTATCGCACTTCCGTCACCGGAGCTTACAAGTACGCGGTTTTAAGCATTCTTTCCTCTGTGGCATTTTTGATCGGCATTGCCTTTATTTACAACACCGCGGGCAGCCTCGATATCGGGGATCTGATTCAGTACCAGCGCACCTATGGCCAGAATCTGGGAGTGGTCGTCGGGCTGTGTTGTCTGGTGATGGCGTTTTCAGTGAAGTCGGCGCTGTTTCCGTTCTTTTTCTGGATGCCGGCGGCATATCCGGTGACGTTGACCGCCGTGGCCGGAGTTTTCGCCGGCTTTCTGACCAAGGTGGGAGTTTATTCCCTGATGCGCATCCTGGTCCCCGTGTCGACCCTGCCCGGAAGTGAAAGACTGCTGCCGCTTTTATATGTCCTGGCGTTGATTTCGATGATCCTGGGGGTGTTGGGGGCACTTTCTCGTGACAACATGAAAGGCATTTTGGCTTTTCACAGCACTTCACAAATCGGTTACATGGTCCTGGGTCTTTCGATGGAAACATCGGCAGGGATCGCGGCCTGTGTGTTTTATATGATTCATCACATGCTGGTGAAAACGAATTTGTTCTTCACCGTGGCCGCAATGGAAAAAGTCACCGGCACAAGTTTTGTTTCAGAGTCCGGCGGGTTATGGAAGGCTCGTCCGCTGTTGGGGTTGGTTTTTGCTTTTTCGGCGTTGTCGCTGGTCGGTGTTCCGCCGTTGTCAGGTTTTTGGGCGAAGGTTCTGACTTTGGAGGCCGCCTTGATTGAAGAGCGGTGGCTTGCGGTGGCCATGGCGTTGGTGGTCAGTCTTCTGACCCTGATGTCGATGCTTAAGATCTGGAATGGTGTGTTCTGGAAGCCCGCGGTGTCGTCACTGCCAGAGAACGACCGGCAGGGCCGCGTGCGCTGGCTGGGGGTGCCGCTGTTGACGATGACCCTGCTGATTTTAGGTGTGGGGTTGGGCTTTCAACCCTTGGTGAACCTGACTGAAAGAATAGCCCAGGAACTTTTGGACGGAGGCCGTGGATGA
- a CDS encoding sodium:proton antiporter, giving the protein MIDFLSLSIALLFAAGVWLVLSRDWLTLILGLSVLGHAVNLLILKSGGLQGDDHLSQALILTAIVIGLGMMAVLLVLASQGLKYSKSRDADFLPEDSE; this is encoded by the coding sequence ATGATTGATTTTCTTTCTCTGAGCATTGCCCTGCTTTTTGCCGCCGGGGTCTGGTTGGTCTTGTCCCGGGATTGGCTGACTCTGATTTTAGGACTGAGTGTTCTGGGGCACGCGGTGAATTTGCTGATTCTGAAAAGTGGAGGCCTGCAAGGGGATGATCATTTAAGTCAGGCCCTGATTCTGACGGCGATTGTGATCGGCCTGGGGATGATGGCGGTGCTGTTGGTGCTGGCCAGTCAGGGGCTTAAGTATTCCAAGTCCCGGGATGCGGACTTCTTGCCGGAGGACTCGGAATGA